A single window of Streptomyces sp. NBC_00464 DNA harbors:
- a CDS encoding MaoC family dehydratase codes for MTAKVSYDSVEVGTELPPQSFPVTRAALVQYAGASGDFNPIHWNEKFAREVGLEDVIAHGMFTMAEAIRVVTDWAGDPGAVVEYGVRFTKPVVVPNDDKGALIEVSGKVAALLDDKRVRVDLTAMSDGKKVLGMSRAVVQLG; via the coding sequence ATGACGGCGAAGGTGAGTTACGACTCGGTCGAGGTCGGCACGGAACTGCCGCCGCAGTCCTTCCCGGTCACCCGGGCGGCGCTGGTGCAGTACGCGGGCGCCTCGGGCGACTTCAACCCGATCCACTGGAACGAGAAGTTCGCCCGCGAGGTCGGCCTGGAGGATGTGATCGCCCACGGCATGTTCACCATGGCCGAGGCGATCCGTGTGGTCACGGACTGGGCCGGCGATCCGGGTGCGGTCGTCGAGTACGGCGTGCGGTTCACCAAGCCGGTCGTCGTACCCAACGACGACAAGGGCGCGCTGATCGAGGTCAGCGGCAAGGTGGCCGCCCTGCTGGACGACAAGCGGGTTCGGGTCGACCTGACGGCGATGAGTGACGGCAAGAAGGTGCTGGGCATGTCCCGCGCCGTGGTGCAGCTCGGCTGA
- the rpmG gene encoding 50S ribosomal protein L33: MAATDVRPKITLACVECKERNYITKKNRRNNPDRLEMKKHCPRCNSHTAHRETR; this comes from the coding sequence GTGGCTGCCACCGACGTCCGCCCGAAGATCACGCTGGCCTGCGTGGAGTGCAAGGAGCGGAACTACATCACCAAGAAGAACCGGCGTAACAACCCGGACCGTCTTGAGATGAAGAAGCATTGCCCGCGCTGCAACTCGCACACTGCGCACCGCGAAACGCGCTGA
- a CDS encoding UDP-N-acetylmuramate dehydrogenase: MQELHDAPLAPLTTFRLGGPATRLLTATSDAEVVEAVREADDSGTPLLVIGGGSNLVIGDKGFEGTALRIATKGFVLDGATLELAAGEIWTDAVTRSVEAGLAGLECLAGIPGSAGATPIQNVGAYGQEVSSTITEVVAYDRHTRETVTIPNSECAFAYRHSRFKAEPDRFVVLRVRFGLEEAGGLSAPLKYPETARAMGVEEGERVPAAAARETVLRLRAGKGMVLDPEDHDTWSAGSFFTNPILDREQFEAFRARVADRLGPDVTPPAFPAGEGHTKTSAAWLIDRAGFTKGYGSGPARISTKHTLALTNRGAASTEDLLALAREVVAGVRETFGVTLVNEPVTVGVSL; this comes from the coding sequence GTGCAGGAACTCCACGACGCGCCCCTCGCCCCCCTGACCACCTTCCGGCTCGGCGGCCCCGCCACCCGCCTCCTCACCGCGACGTCCGACGCCGAAGTGGTCGAAGCCGTGCGCGAGGCCGACGACAGCGGCACCCCACTCCTGGTCATCGGCGGCGGCAGCAATCTGGTCATCGGCGACAAGGGCTTCGAAGGCACCGCCCTGCGCATCGCGACCAAGGGCTTCGTGCTGGACGGGGCGACGCTCGAACTGGCCGCCGGAGAGATCTGGACGGACGCCGTCACCCGCAGCGTGGAGGCCGGTCTCGCCGGGCTCGAATGCCTGGCCGGAATCCCGGGATCCGCCGGTGCGACGCCGATCCAGAACGTGGGCGCGTACGGGCAGGAGGTGTCGTCCACCATCACGGAGGTCGTCGCCTACGACCGGCACACCCGGGAAACCGTCACCATCCCGAACTCCGAGTGCGCCTTCGCGTACCGGCACAGTCGTTTCAAGGCCGAACCCGACCGGTTCGTGGTGCTGCGTGTCCGCTTCGGGCTCGAAGAGGCGGGCGGTCTGTCCGCGCCCCTCAAGTACCCCGAAACGGCCCGCGCCATGGGCGTCGAGGAGGGCGAGCGCGTTCCCGCCGCGGCCGCCCGCGAAACCGTCCTCAGGCTCCGCGCCGGCAAGGGCATGGTGCTCGACCCCGAGGACCACGACACCTGGTCGGCCGGGTCCTTCTTCACCAACCCGATCCTGGACCGGGAACAGTTCGAGGCGTTCCGGGCCCGCGTGGCCGACCGGCTCGGACCGGACGTCACGCCCCCCGCCTTCCCCGCGGGCGAGGGACACACCAAGACCTCGGCGGCCTGGCTCATCGACCGGGCCGGTTTCACCAAGGGATACGGCTCCGGCCCGGCCCGTATCTCCACCAAGCACACCCTCGCCCTCACCAACCGGGGCGCGGCGAGCACCGAGGACCTGCTGGCCCTGGCACGCGAGGTCGTCGCCGGGGTCCGGGAGACCTTCGGCGTCACGCTGGTCAACGAACCGGTGACCGTCGGCGTGAGCCTCTGA
- the secE gene encoding preprotein translocase subunit SecE, whose protein sequence is MTDAVGSIDMPDAEDEVPESKKKTRKGGKRGKKGPLGRLALFYRQIVAELRKVVWPTRNQLTTYTSVVIVFVVVMIGLVTVIDFGFQRVIKYVFG, encoded by the coding sequence GTGACGGACGCCGTGGGCTCCATCGACATGCCTGATGCCGAGGACGAAGTCCCCGAGTCGAAGAAGAAGACCCGGAAGGGCGGCAAGCGCGGCAAGAAGGGCCCTCTGGGCCGTCTCGCGCTCTTCTACCGCCAGATCGTCGCCGAGCTCCGCAAGGTGGTCTGGCCGACTCGCAACCAGCTGACGACATACACCTCAGTGGTGATTGTGTTCGTAGTCGTCATGATTGGTCTTGTTACCGTGATTGACTTCGGTTTCCAGCGGGTCATCAAGTACGTCTTCGGCTGA
- a CDS encoding MaoC family dehydratase N-terminal domain-containing protein, giving the protein MALDQSFVGRTYPPTPPYEVGREKIREFAEAVGDANPAYVDPEAARALGHSDVIAPPTFVFSITFKAAGQVVQDPQLGLDYSRVVHGDQKFVYVRPVRAGDRLTVTSTIEAVKSMAGNDILDVRGEVHDESGEHVVTAWTKLVARAAEEA; this is encoded by the coding sequence ATGGCGCTCGACCAGTCCTTCGTGGGACGGACCTATCCGCCCACCCCGCCCTACGAGGTCGGCCGGGAGAAGATCCGAGAGTTCGCCGAGGCGGTGGGCGACGCCAATCCCGCGTATGTCGATCCCGAAGCGGCCAGGGCGCTCGGTCACAGCGATGTGATCGCGCCGCCGACGTTCGTGTTCTCGATCACCTTCAAGGCCGCCGGGCAGGTCGTGCAGGACCCCCAGCTGGGCCTGGACTACAGCCGGGTGGTGCACGGTGACCAGAAGTTCGTCTACGTGCGTCCGGTGCGTGCGGGGGACCGGCTGACGGTCACCTCGACGATCGAGGCGGTCAAGTCCATGGCGGGCAACGACATCCTGGACGTGCGTGGCGAGGTCCACGACGAGTCCGGTGAGCACGTCGTGACGGCGTGGACGAAGCTGGTGGCGCGCGCCGCCGAGGAGGCCTGA
- a CDS encoding TetR/AcrR family transcriptional regulator produces MSADERRESVIRAAITEFARGGYNATSTESIARRVGVSQPYLFRLFANKQAMFLAAAERCLADTRKVFADAAEGLEGDEALHAMATAYQRLIVHDPDRLLMQMQMYAAVAAAEAAGDHEFGESLRAGWLQMFDDISVTLGADPNEATLFLAYGMLVNTLTSLGYPADHRIWSRFYDSAKPPGRPAPPA; encoded by the coding sequence ATGAGTGCAGACGAGCGACGCGAGAGCGTGATCCGTGCGGCGATCACCGAATTCGCCCGCGGCGGGTACAACGCCACGTCCACCGAGTCGATCGCCCGGCGGGTGGGCGTCTCGCAGCCGTATCTCTTCCGTCTCTTCGCCAACAAGCAGGCCATGTTCCTCGCCGCCGCCGAGCGGTGCCTGGCGGACACCCGCAAGGTCTTCGCGGACGCCGCCGAGGGGCTCGAGGGTGATGAGGCGCTGCATGCCATGGCCACGGCCTATCAGCGCCTGATCGTCCACGACCCCGACCGGCTGCTGATGCAGATGCAGATGTATGCGGCCGTCGCGGCGGCGGAGGCGGCCGGGGACCACGAGTTCGGCGAGTCGCTGCGGGCCGGCTGGCTGCAGATGTTCGACGACATCTCCGTCACGCTCGGGGCCGATCCCAATGAGGCAACCCTGTTTCTCGCGTACGGCATGCTCGTCAACACTCTGACCTCGCTCGGCTATCCGGCGGATCACCGGATCTGGTCCAGGTTCTACGACTCGGCCAAGCCGCCCGGCCGGCCGGCGCCGCCCGCCTGA
- a CDS encoding amidohydrolase family protein: MPDSQPRQPDDHAADATRSPESSVLTLCGARLTDGRIVDVRLGGSRIEAVGTAGSLVAPGARVDLRGHLLLPAPAEPHAHCDTALTADGAGPDAPGPASQHPDDVQRRATEAALLQLGHGATALRSHVRIGDIQGLGGLEAVLQARRSLRGLADLTAVAVPRLLTGVAGAGNLAMLRDALKMGAGAVGGCPELDPDPTGYAEAVLEVAAEHGCPVDLHTDGDDPARLARFAAMAGGMRHRVSIGPCAGLSRLPGEVAARAADQLAAAGVTVICLPQGGCSGSECRGTAPVRLLRAAGVRVAAGSGALRDLANPVGRGDPLEAAFLLASQSGLPAEHAYEAVSAEARRAMGLPEVRVEAGFPAELLAVRGEQLAGVLSLAYSRIVVHRGRVVARTSAVREYCDSETDGSFGLPRQGRPDSGTGGGP, translated from the coding sequence ATGCCCGACAGTCAGCCGCGGCAGCCGGACGACCACGCAGCCGATGCCACCCGCAGCCCGGAGAGCTCCGTGCTGACACTCTGCGGCGCCCGTCTCACCGACGGCCGCATCGTGGACGTACGCCTCGGCGGCAGCCGCATCGAGGCCGTCGGCACCGCCGGCAGCCTCGTCGCACCCGGCGCCCGTGTGGACCTCCGCGGCCACCTGCTGCTCCCCGCCCCCGCCGAGCCGCACGCCCACTGCGACACCGCGCTCACCGCCGACGGCGCCGGACCCGACGCCCCCGGGCCCGCCTCGCAGCACCCCGACGACGTCCAGCGGCGCGCCACCGAGGCCGCGTTGCTGCAGCTCGGCCACGGCGCGACCGCCCTGCGCTCGCACGTACGGATCGGCGACATACAGGGCCTCGGCGGCCTCGAAGCCGTTCTGCAGGCCCGCCGCTCGCTGCGCGGGCTCGCCGATCTGACCGCGGTCGCCGTCCCCCGGCTGCTCACCGGCGTCGCGGGAGCCGGCAATCTGGCGATGCTCCGCGACGCGCTGAAGATGGGGGCCGGCGCGGTCGGCGGCTGCCCCGAGCTGGATCCGGACCCGACGGGGTACGCGGAGGCCGTCCTGGAGGTCGCCGCCGAGCACGGCTGCCCCGTCGACCTGCACACGGACGGTGACGATCCCGCCCGGCTGGCCCGGTTCGCGGCGATGGCCGGAGGAATGCGGCACAGGGTCTCCATCGGCCCTTGCGCCGGCCTCTCCCGGCTTCCCGGGGAAGTCGCCGCACGCGCCGCCGATCAGCTCGCCGCCGCCGGTGTGACGGTGATCTGCCTCCCCCAGGGCGGCTGCTCGGGATCGGAATGCCGCGGCACCGCCCCGGTACGGCTGCTGCGCGCGGCCGGGGTGCGCGTCGCAGCGGGCAGCGGAGCCCTGCGCGACCTCGCCAACCCCGTGGGACGCGGCGACCCGCTGGAGGCCGCCTTCCTGCTGGCCTCGCAGAGCGGCCTGCCGGCCGAACACGCCTACGAGGCCGTCTCCGCGGAGGCCAGACGCGCCATGGGGCTGCCCGAGGTGCGGGTCGAGGCGGGCTTCCCGGCCGAGCTGCTCGCCGTACGCGGGGAACAGCTGGCCGGGGTGCTCTCGCTGGCGTACAGCCGGATCGTGGTGCACCGCGGCAGGGTGGTGGCCCGGACCAGTGCGGTGCGCGAGTACTGCGACTCGGAGACGGACGGTTCGTTCGGACTGCCGCGCCAGGGGAGGCCGGATTCCGGGACCGGCGGCGGGCCTTGA
- a CDS encoding adenosine deaminase — translation MDRDVRLLPKAHLHLHFTGSMRPTTLLELADKYGVRLPEALTSGEPPQLRATDERGWFRFQRLYDIARSCLRTPDDIQRLVREAAQEDVADGSGWLEIQVDPTSYAPLLGGLIPAIEIILDAVDRASRETGLPIRVVIAANRMKHPLDARTLARLAVRYADRGVVGFGLSNDERRGMARDFDRAFAIAREGGLLAAPHGGELSGPSSVRDCLDDLDASRVGHGVRAAEDPRLLRRLAERGVTCEVCPASNVALGVYEKPSDVPLRTLFDAGVPMALGADDPLLFGSRLAAQYDLVRRHHTFTDEELAELARQSVRGSAAPDTVRAELLAGVDDWLAKPVG, via the coding sequence ATGGATCGTGATGTACGGCTGTTGCCCAAGGCCCACCTGCACCTGCATTTCACCGGGTCGATGCGGCCCACGACGCTGCTCGAACTCGCCGACAAGTACGGCGTGCGGCTGCCGGAGGCGCTGACCAGCGGCGAGCCTCCCCAGCTACGCGCGACGGACGAGCGCGGCTGGTTCCGTTTCCAGCGGCTCTACGACATCGCCCGGTCCTGCCTGCGGACTCCCGACGACATCCAGCGGCTGGTGCGCGAAGCCGCCCAGGAGGATGTGGCGGACGGCTCCGGCTGGCTGGAGATCCAGGTCGACCCCACGTCGTACGCCCCCCTGCTCGGCGGGCTCATTCCGGCGATCGAGATCATCCTGGACGCCGTGGACCGCGCCTCGCGCGAGACCGGGCTGCCGATCCGGGTGGTGATCGCGGCCAACAGGATGAAGCATCCGCTGGACGCCAGGACGCTGGCGCGGCTCGCCGTACGGTACGCGGACCGGGGCGTCGTCGGATTCGGCCTTTCCAACGACGAGCGGCGAGGCATGGCCCGTGACTTCGACCGGGCCTTCGCCATCGCCCGCGAGGGCGGCCTGCTCGCGGCCCCGCACGGCGGTGAGCTGTCCGGCCCGTCCAGCGTCCGCGACTGCCTGGACGACCTCGACGCCTCGCGCGTCGGGCACGGGGTGCGGGCCGCCGAGGACCCGCGGCTGCTGCGCAGGCTGGCGGAGCGCGGGGTGACCTGCGAGGTGTGCCCGGCGTCGAACGTGGCGCTCGGCGTCTACGAGAAGCCGTCCGACGTGCCCCTGCGCACTCTGTTCGACGCCGGTGTACCGATGGCGCTCGGCGCGGACGACCCGCTGCTGTTCGGTTCCCGGCTGGCCGCCCAGTACGACCTCGTACGCCGCCATCACACGTTCACCGACGAGGAGCTGGCGGAGCTGGCGCGTCAGTCGGTACGGGGTTCGGCGGCGCCCGACACGGTGCGGGCGGAGCTCCTGGCGGGCGTCGACGACTGGCTGGCCAAGCCGGTGGGCTGA
- a CDS encoding MFS transporter: protein MDQHTKGRSGAAWALVITSVAGFMAALDNLVVTTALPSIRESLGGEPEELVWTVNAYTLTFAVLLMFGASLGDRFGRRRLFTIGLTVFTGASAAAALSPGINELIAFRAVQGVGAAIMMPLTLTLLTAAVPAARRGAALGIFGAATGLAVASGPLIGGSLTEHMSWQWIFWLNVPIGLVLLPLARLRLNESYAPDSRLDVPGTLLVSGGLFGVVYGLVNANADGWTSPTVLTALIAGSALIGGFVHHGFRAKNPMLPMRLFKDRAFFGINTASLLMFFGMFGSIFLLSQYFQGVLGYSPTEAGLRMLPWTGMPMLVAPIAGLLADRFGGRPVVVTGLALQAVGLGLFAMSLAADASYVSQLPAMIVGGVGMALYFAPAASLVMSSVRPGEQGIASGANNALREVGGALGIAVLATVFSSQGGYGSPQSFTDGTVPAVWIGAGVVALAALVALLIPRRRSTPAQEPERAEARVPVSA from the coding sequence GTGGACCAGCACACGAAAGGCCGCTCGGGAGCGGCCTGGGCCCTTGTCATCACCAGCGTGGCCGGATTCATGGCGGCCCTCGACAACCTCGTCGTCACGACCGCCCTGCCGTCCATCCGCGAGAGCCTCGGCGGCGAACCCGAAGAGCTCGTGTGGACGGTGAACGCGTACACCCTCACCTTCGCCGTGCTGCTGATGTTCGGCGCCTCCCTCGGCGACCGGTTCGGCCGGCGCCGGCTCTTCACCATCGGCCTCACCGTCTTCACCGGCGCATCCGCCGCAGCCGCACTCTCGCCCGGGATCAACGAACTCATCGCCTTCCGCGCCGTCCAGGGCGTGGGCGCGGCGATCATGATGCCGTTGACGCTCACCCTGCTCACGGCCGCCGTGCCGGCCGCCCGCAGAGGCGCCGCGCTGGGCATCTTCGGCGCAGCGACCGGACTGGCGGTGGCCAGCGGACCGCTGATCGGCGGCAGTCTCACCGAGCACATGTCCTGGCAGTGGATCTTCTGGCTGAACGTCCCGATCGGCCTGGTCCTGCTGCCGCTCGCCCGGCTGCGCCTGAACGAGTCGTACGCCCCCGACTCCCGGCTCGACGTGCCCGGCACCCTCCTGGTCAGCGGTGGGCTCTTCGGGGTCGTCTACGGCCTGGTCAACGCCAACGCCGACGGCTGGACCAGCCCCACCGTCCTGACCGCCCTGATCGCCGGCTCCGCCCTCATCGGCGGATTCGTCCACCACGGCTTCCGCGCGAAGAACCCGATGCTGCCCATGCGTCTCTTCAAGGACCGGGCGTTCTTCGGGATCAACACGGCCAGCCTGCTGATGTTCTTCGGCATGTTCGGTTCGATATTCCTGCTCAGCCAGTACTTCCAGGGAGTCCTGGGCTACTCGCCCACCGAGGCCGGTCTGCGGATGCTGCCCTGGACCGGGATGCCGATGCTGGTGGCGCCCATCGCCGGCCTGCTCGCCGACCGCTTCGGTGGCCGCCCGGTAGTCGTGACCGGGCTCGCCCTCCAGGCCGTCGGTCTCGGGCTGTTCGCCATGTCCCTCGCCGCCGACGCCTCGTATGTCTCGCAGCTGCCCGCAATGATCGTCGGCGGCGTCGGAATGGCCCTGTACTTCGCACCCGCAGCCAGCCTCGTGATGTCCAGCGTCCGCCCCGGCGAACAGGGCATCGCCTCCGGCGCCAACAACGCGCTCCGCGAGGTCGGCGGTGCCCTTGGGATCGCGGTGCTCGCCACGGTCTTCTCCTCGCAGGGGGGTTACGGCTCCCCGCAGTCCTTCACGGACGGGACCGTTCCCGCGGTCTGGATCGGCGCCGGCGTGGTGGCGCTCGCCGCGCTGGTCGCCCTGCTGATCCCGCGTCGCCGCAGCACCCCGGCGCAGGAGCCCGAGCGGGCCGAGGCACGGGTCCCCGTATCCGCCTGA
- a CDS encoding NAD(P)-dependent oxidoreductase, producing the protein MKLTVFGATGGIGQEIVRQAVAAGHEVTAVVRDPARLPVPLSDVTVHTAARVDDPEALREAVAGRDAVLSGLGARGRKADGIAERLTRSVLSAMEAEGTRRLLVVSAAPVAPKPADDPLLDRMMLAAIGAILKEVYADLTAMEAALAASVTDWTSVRPPKLTDGPLTGTYRTVIGGNPRSGRSISRADVAHAMLALVDDPAAVKQGVGVAY; encoded by the coding sequence ATGAAGCTCACAGTGTTCGGCGCTACGGGCGGTATCGGCCAGGAGATCGTCCGCCAGGCGGTGGCGGCGGGGCACGAGGTGACGGCGGTGGTCCGTGATCCCGCGCGGCTGCCCGTGCCACTCTCCGACGTCACGGTCCACACGGCGGCCCGAGTGGACGATCCCGAGGCGCTGCGCGAGGCGGTCGCGGGCCGTGACGCGGTGCTCTCCGGGCTGGGTGCCCGGGGCCGGAAGGCGGACGGGATCGCCGAGCGGCTGACCCGCAGCGTGCTGAGCGCCATGGAGGCGGAGGGGACCCGGCGGCTGCTCGTGGTGAGCGCGGCCCCGGTCGCCCCGAAGCCGGCGGACGACCCGCTGCTCGACCGGATGATGCTCGCGGCGATCGGCGCGATCCTCAAGGAGGTCTACGCGGACCTCACCGCGATGGAGGCCGCGCTCGCGGCCTCGGTGACGGACTGGACGTCCGTACGGCCTCCGAAGCTCACCGACGGCCCGCTGACGGGCACCTACCGGACGGTCATCGGCGGCAATCCGCGCAGCGGCCGGTCCATCTCCCGGGCCGATGTGGCGCACGCGATGCTGGCGCTGGTCGACGACCCGGCCGCGGTGAAGCAGGGGGTGGGCGTGGCGTACTGA
- a CDS encoding TetR/AcrR family transcriptional regulator has product MEQKPARARIIDAAHQLMLTIGLARATTKEIARAAGCSEAALYKHFPSKEELFVVVLKERLPKVDGVLKRLIADPGEEERPLERNLTEIAREAALFYEQSFPIAASLYAEPRLKARHNAAMRELGTGPHIPIRGVDAYLRAEQSAGRVRADADTYAAASLLMGACSQRAFAYDATETGEPPQSLDAFAASIARMLLSGLTPQAH; this is encoded by the coding sequence ATGGAGCAGAAGCCGGCCCGCGCCCGCATCATCGACGCCGCCCACCAGCTGATGCTCACCATCGGCCTGGCCCGGGCCACCACCAAGGAGATCGCCCGCGCCGCCGGCTGCTCCGAGGCGGCGCTCTACAAGCACTTCCCGAGCAAGGAAGAGCTGTTCGTGGTGGTGCTGAAGGAACGCCTGCCCAAGGTCGACGGAGTCCTGAAGCGGCTGATCGCCGACCCGGGGGAGGAGGAGCGGCCGCTGGAGCGGAATCTCACCGAGATCGCCCGCGAGGCCGCCCTCTTCTACGAGCAGAGCTTCCCGATCGCCGCGTCCCTGTATGCCGAGCCGAGGCTCAAGGCGCGCCACAACGCGGCCATGCGCGAGCTGGGAACCGGCCCCCACATCCCCATCCGCGGAGTCGACGCGTATCTGCGCGCCGAGCAGTCGGCGGGCCGGGTGCGGGCCGACGCCGACACGTACGCGGCCGCCTCCCTGCTGATGGGGGCCTGCTCCCAGCGGGCCTTCGCCTACGACGCCACGGAGACCGGCGAGCCGCCGCAGTCGCTCGACGCCTTCGCCGCCTCGATCGCCCGGATGCTGCTGAGCGGGCTCACGCCCCAGGCGCATTGA
- a CDS encoding pyridoxal phosphate-dependent aminotransferase has protein sequence MSAATPPSERRVSARIGAISESATLAVDAKAKALKAAGRPVIGFGAGEPDFPTPGYIVDAAVEACRNPKYHRYTPAGGLPELKAAIAEKTLRDSGYQVDASQILVTNGGKQAIYEAFAAILDPGDEVIVPAPYWTTYPESIRLAGGVPVEVVADETTGYRVSVEQLEAARTERTKVVLFVSPSNPTGAVYSEADAEAIGRWAVEHGLWVLTDEIYEHLVYGDAKFTSLPAIVPELRDKCIVVNGVAKTYAMTGWRVGWIVGPKDVVKAATNLQSHATSNVSNVAQVAALAAVSGNLDAVAEMRTAFDRRRQTIVRMLNEIDGVVCPVPEGAFYVYPSVKALLGQEIRGKRPATSVELAALILDEAEVAVVPGEAFGTPGYLRLSYALGDDDLVEGVSRLQKLLGEAKA, from the coding sequence ATGAGCGCTGCTACTCCTCCCTCCGAGCGCCGGGTCTCCGCCCGCATCGGTGCCATCTCCGAGTCCGCCACCCTCGCCGTCGACGCCAAGGCCAAGGCCCTCAAGGCCGCCGGCCGTCCGGTGATCGGCTTCGGTGCCGGCGAGCCCGACTTTCCGACCCCCGGCTACATCGTCGACGCCGCGGTCGAGGCCTGCCGCAACCCGAAGTACCACCGCTACACCCCGGCGGGCGGGCTCCCCGAGCTCAAGGCCGCCATCGCAGAGAAGACGCTGCGCGACTCCGGCTACCAGGTCGACGCCTCCCAGATCCTGGTGACCAACGGCGGCAAGCAGGCCATCTACGAGGCCTTCGCCGCGATCCTCGACCCGGGCGACGAGGTCATCGTCCCGGCGCCGTACTGGACCACCTACCCCGAGTCGATCCGCCTCGCCGGCGGTGTCCCGGTGGAGGTCGTCGCCGACGAGACCACCGGTTACCGGGTCTCCGTGGAGCAGCTGGAAGCGGCGCGCACGGAGCGTACGAAGGTCGTCCTGTTCGTCTCCCCCTCGAACCCGACCGGTGCGGTCTACAGCGAGGCCGACGCCGAGGCCATCGGCCGGTGGGCCGTCGAGCACGGCCTGTGGGTGCTGACGGACGAGATCTACGAGCACCTGGTCTACGGCGACGCGAAGTTCACCTCGCTGCCGGCGATCGTGCCCGAGCTGCGCGACAAGTGCATCGTGGTCAACGGTGTCGCCAAGACGTACGCGATGACCGGCTGGCGCGTGGGGTGGATCGTCGGCCCCAAGGACGTCGTCAAGGCCGCGACCAACCTCCAGTCGCACGCCACGTCCAACGTCTCCAACGTCGCCCAGGTCGCCGCGCTGGCCGCCGTCTCCGGGAACCTGGACGCGGTCGCCGAGATGCGCACCGCCTTCGACCGGCGCCGGCAGACCATCGTGCGGATGCTCAACGAGATCGACGGCGTCGTGTGCCCGGTGCCCGAGGGCGCGTTCTACGTGTACCCCTCGGTGAAGGCGCTGCTCGGCCAGGAGATCCGCGGCAAGCGCCCGGCCACCTCGGTCGAGCTGGCGGCGCTGATCCTGGACGAGGCCGAGGTCGCGGTCGTACCGGGCGAGGCCTTCGGTACGCCTGGTTACCTGCGCCTTTCGTACGCGCTGGGTGACGACGACCTGGTCGAGGGCGTCTCGCGGCTCCAGAAGCTGCTGGGCGAGGCGAAGGCCTGA
- the nusG gene encoding transcription termination/antitermination protein NusG: MSDPNLNDAVEPTAGAFESAEDELDIVEAADAEEPDQAEAADAAAGEPAELAALHVESADEAEEVESGDDEDEASDEDADEATDEADEEEAEQAEPVDAVTALREELRTLPGEWYVIHTYAGYEKRVKANLEQRAVSLNVEEFVYQAEVPEEEIVQIKNGERKNVRQNKLPGYVLVRMDLTNESWGVVRNTPGVTGFVGNAYDPYPLTLDEIVKMLAPEAEEKAAREAAEAEGKPAPSRKVEVQVLDFEVGDSVTVTDGPFATLQATINEINADSKKVKGLVEIFGRETPVELSFDQIQKN, from the coding sequence GTGTCTGACCCGAACCTGAACGACGCCGTCGAGCCGACGGCGGGCGCCTTCGAGTCCGCCGAGGACGAGCTCGACATCGTCGAGGCGGCGGACGCTGAGGAGCCGGACCAGGCTGAAGCTGCCGACGCCGCTGCGGGCGAGCCCGCGGAGCTGGCCGCACTGCACGTCGAGTCCGCCGACGAGGCCGAAGAGGTCGAGTCCGGTGACGACGAGGACGAGGCTTCCGACGAGGACGCCGACGAAGCCACGGACGAGGCCGACGAGGAAGAGGCCGAGCAGGCCGAGCCCGTCGACGCCGTCACCGCCCTGCGCGAGGAGCTCCGCACCCTTCCGGGCGAGTGGTACGTCATTCACACGTACGCCGGTTACGAGAAGCGTGTGAAGGCCAACCTGGAGCAGCGTGCCGTCTCGCTGAACGTGGAGGAGTTCGTCTATCAGGCCGAGGTGCCTGAGGAGGAAATCGTCCAGATCAAGAACGGCGAGCGCAAGAACGTCCGTCAGAACAAGCTCCCGGGTTACGTCCTGGTGCGCATGGACCTGACGAACGAGTCCTGGGGCGTCGTCCGCAACACTCCCGGTGTCACCGGCTTCGTGGGCAACGCCTACGACCCGTACCCGCTGACGCTGGACGAGATCGTCAAGATGCTCGCCCCGGAGGCCGAGGAGAAGGCCGCCCGTGAGGCCGCCGAGGCCGAGGGCAAGCCGGCTCCGTCCCGCAAGGTCGAGGTCCAGGTGCTGGACTTCGAGGTCGGCGACTCGGTCACCGTCACCGACGGCCCCTTCGCGACGCTGCAGGCGACGATCAACGAGATCAACGCCGACTCGAAGAAGGTCAAGGGTCTCGTCGAGATCTTCGGCCGCGAGACGCCGGTCGAGCTCAGCTTCGACCAGATCCAGAAGAACTAG